From Pseudobacteroides sp., a single genomic window includes:
- a CDS encoding ferritin-like domain-containing protein, with translation MQSYSCISYMSPCMMRNQYMMQQIAPEMMAPVQYQMTNNPQNMAGLEEYTYPQNVPGALELIQAAVAGETEDRMFYQYLIENAPSEEDKEIIMGIRDDEIRHFSLFRQVYFQLTGQMLPPPQDVTFEKPASYCEGIKRALKGEQNAVRKYRRILYALQDRVQINILTGIITDEIRHGILYSYLYSKNGCRV, from the coding sequence ATGCAGAGTTATAGCTGTATTTCCTATATGTCGCCTTGCATGATGCGAAATCAATATATGATGCAGCAAATTGCACCGGAGATGATGGCACCTGTACAATATCAAATGACGAATAATCCCCAAAACATGGCTGGATTAGAAGAATACACTTATCCCCAAAACGTTCCCGGAGCATTAGAGCTAATCCAGGCAGCTGTTGCAGGGGAGACAGAAGACAGAATGTTTTACCAGTACCTGATTGAAAACGCACCTTCTGAAGAGGACAAAGAAATAATCATGGGGATTCGCGATGATGAAATCCGACATTTTAGCCTTTTCAGACAGGTTTATTTTCAATTGACAGGACAGATGCTGCCGCCGCCACAGGATGTAACCTTTGAGAAGCCTGCTTCCTACTGCGAAGGTATAAAAAGGGCACTTAAAGGAGAACAAAATGCTGTGAGAAAATACAGGCGAATACTCTATGCATTGCAGGACAGGGTGCAAATCAATATCCTTACTGGAATTATTACTGATGAAATAAGGCACGGAATCTTATACAGTTACTTATATTCCAAAAACGGATGCAGGGTATAA
- a CDS encoding hydrogenase maturation protease → MKEILVLGIGNLLMMDDGIGVNVVETLKKRNTNPGIRYVIGETDIYFCLNHIQKASYTVIVDAACLDKEPGAIRAIPLGQVFKNPIRPISAHDFHLFSQIEMTDKIIEGLFIGVEPYKIDYSFGLSAILQEQYFKIVERIENIITSCIR, encoded by the coding sequence ATGAAAGAGATACTTGTACTTGGAATCGGAAACCTGTTAATGATGGATGATGGAATTGGTGTGAATGTCGTAGAAACGTTGAAAAAAAGAAACACAAATCCCGGCATCCGTTACGTCATTGGAGAAACCGATATTTACTTCTGTCTGAATCATATCCAAAAGGCATCATATACAGTCATTGTGGATGCAGCTTGTCTTGATAAAGAGCCAGGAGCTATAAGAGCCATTCCTTTAGGGCAAGTCTTTAAAAATCCCATACGTCCAATATCAGCTCATGATTTTCATTTATTCAGCCAAATTGAGATGACAGATAAAATCATTGAAGGACTGTTTATTGGTGTTGAACCATATAAGATTGATTATTCCTTTGGCTTGTCGGCAATTCTTCAGGAACAGTATTTTAAAATTGTTGAGAGAATAGAAAACATAATTACTTCCTGTATTCGATAA